In Carya illinoinensis cultivar Pawnee chromosome 7, C.illinoinensisPawnee_v1, whole genome shotgun sequence, the following are encoded in one genomic region:
- the LOC122317052 gene encoding uncharacterized protein LOC122317052, which yields MEANICDVNHLDGDVLLPPRKRLLAGLKKQSSESDGALSLSLIASSASAPAPAPSSAALSDFEIRLNNLLSSHSNNPNLTPGEMVEASNSAAIAASKAAEAARAAAEEKAAIASKAMAAAKRALDLVASFSGDSACQERYLKKNKLKKHLPVQLLYKKYQPIENNKTDEELAHKLHRAINSSPRISKNSSSSDWKGHKHKKPKSSASSKKSRVSNGGIVLERHLPSMSNGHAVTGKIESEGSIHELYSHKADQKSSKSDKAGQLEMDNEEAESSQPMDKTGEDVSTTGKRRGRVKLKRLPLSICNFRDQSNPKEEMNTSADGVMPIGATTMWKCQEFNVPTCVKQNKVLQS from the exons ATGGAGGCGAATATATGTGATGTCAATCACTTGGATGGGGATGTCCTTTTGCCTCCTCGAAAGCGTCTGCTTGCTGGATTGAAAAAACAAAGCTCGGAATCTGATGGTGCTTTGAGTCTCTCTCTAATTGCTTCTTCCGCTTCCGCTCCCGCTCCCGCTCCATCTTCTGCTGCTTTGAGTGACTTTGAAATCCGTCTTAACAATCTGTTAAGTTCTCATTCGAATAATCCTAACCTTACGCCAGGGGAAATGGTAGAGGCTTCAAATTCAGCGGCAATCGCTGCATCTAAGGCTGCAGAGGCAGCAAGAGCAGCAGCTGAAGAGAAGGCTGCAATAGCATCAAAAGCAATGGCTGCTGCCAAGCGTGCTTTAGATTTGGTTGCCTCATTTTCTGGAGATTCAGCCTGTCAGGAAAGATATCTGAAAAAGAATAAGCTGAAGAAGCATCTCCCCGTTCAGCTCTTGTACAAAAAATACCAACCGATTGAGAATAACAAGACAGATGAAGAGTTGGCCCATAAGTTGCATAGAGCTATTAACAGCTCACCCAGAATCTCAAAGAATTCTTCAAGTTCTGACTGGAAAGGTCATAAACACAAGAAACCTAAAAGCTCAGCAAGTTCTAAGAAAAGTAGGGTATCCAATGGGGGTATCGTATTGGAAAGACACCTCCCCTCTATGTCCAATGGTCATGCTGTAACAGGCAAGATTGAATCTGAAGGCTCCATCCATGAATTATACTCGCACAAAGCAGATCAAAAGTCCTCCAAGTCTGATAAAGCTGGTCAACTAGAGATGGATAATGAGGAAGCAGAATCAAGTCAACCAATGGATAAAACTGGAGAAGACGTGAGTACAACTGGTAAAAGGAGGGGAAGAGTGAAGCTAAAAAGGTTGCCCTTAAGTATTTGTAACTTTAGGGATCAATCAAACCCCAAGGAGGAGATGAAT ACTTCAGCTGATGGTGTGATGCCAATCGGGGCTACAACAATGTGGAAATGCCAGGAGTTCAATGTGCCAACATGTGTCAAGCAAAATAAAGTCCTGCAGTCGTGA
- the LOC122315366 gene encoding uncharacterized mitochondrial protein AtMg00860-like, with product MEDVGKPEISLNAITGAVGPKTMRVKGRIGMHWVVILIDTSIIHNFIDPSVVDKAQLRLNVNDKVRMKFANGEQIKSEGSCTAVSMLIQGTMFTMDAFVLVLANCDVVLNPTKLQAMNDWPVPTFIKSLRDFLGVIGYYKKFIKGCGDTAAPLTAPLKKNSFEWLTETQEAFEKLKVAVTQPPVLALPDFSKIFVIECDAFKYRDYGCFDA from the exons ATGGAAGATGTGGGGAAACCTGAGATATCATTAAATGCTATTACAGGTGCAGTGGGCCCTAAGACAATGAGAGTTAAAGGTAGAATTGGCATGCATTGGGTGGTAATCTTGATTGATACTAGCATCATCCACAATTTTATAGATCCATCAGTGGTTGACAAAGCACAGTTGAGACTGAATGTAAATGATAAAGTGAGGATGAAATTTGCTAATGGAGAGCAGATTAAAAGTGAAGGAAGTTGCACTGCAGTGTCTATGTTAATACAAGGAACAATGTTCACTATGGATGCATTTGTCTTAGTACTGGCAAACTGTGATGTTGTTTTGA ATCCAACTAAGCTACAAGCTATGAATGATTGGCCAGTTCCTACTTTTATTAAGTCCTTGAGGGATTTTCTTGGAGTGATTGGTTATTACAAGAAGTTTATTAAGGGGTGTGGGGATACTGCTGCTCCTCTTACTGCCCCACTTAAGAAGAATAGTTTTGAATGGTTAACTGAAACACAAGAGGCTTTTGAGAAGTTGAAGGTGGCAGTGACTCAACCACCAGTTTTAGCTCTTCctgatttttctaaaatctttgTTATTGAATGTGATGCTTTTAAGTATAGGGATTATGGCTGTTTTGATGCATGA